Below is a genomic region from Erigeron canadensis isolate Cc75 chromosome 7, C_canadensis_v1, whole genome shotgun sequence.
GACCACTCAATTTGGCTAATCCAGCCTCTGCCGACGCTTTAACAGAGGAGGCGGCCTTAAGGAAAGTTGTAGCCCATTTTGATGAGGAGGAAGATGAAGATACTGACCCAGACACATGGGTCACACGCTTTGGTGGTGGgtcttttttattgttatttgagGCCTGCCAAAATGGGAAAGTTGGTTCCGGCTTTTTAGGGCCAGGACAGCTGTGGTCGGGTCCAAACCTGTGTTTTAAACAGTGATCAATGGTGCATTCCCGACATTTAATTGTATTTGAGAACGTCAGGGTTTCTTTACACCCACGAACAGGGCATTTCTTTTTGTTGGTGACTTTCGCATAGTTTGACGGGTCACAATCTGTATTAACATGTGATTCCCATGTGATATTTGGATCTTGATCAGGGATTAAATGCACCCCTTTTGCACAGAGTGGGCATACAACCACCGTGAGATCATTCTTCTTGGCATTGGGACATTGATGCGTACTGTAACCCCGATGTTCAAGACAAAAAACCTGCAAGAAAAATTCATACA
It encodes:
- the LOC122607724 gene encoding zinc finger AN1 and C2H2 domain-containing stress-associated protein 16, which translates into the protein MGTPAIPNLGKQCCVDDCKLIDFLPFSCDSCHKVFCLEHRGYSTHQCPNAKKNDLTVVVCPLCAKGVHLIPDQDPNITWESHVNTDCDPSNYAKVTNKKKCPVRGCKETLTFSNTIKCRECTIDHCLKHRFGPDHSCPGPKKPEPTFPFWQASNNNKKDPPPKRVTHVSGSVSSSSSSSKWATTFLKAASSVKASAEAGLAKLSGPSSGQGVSAGTGAGTSTSSQVEVCPVCSVKFSRVGDLIDHVQKVHEKNGVMKATLDVCPKCSKGFRDPVALVEHVEREHRGTFKA